Proteins encoded by one window of Pseudomonas coleopterorum:
- a CDS encoding DUF4350 domain-containing protein → MLLTLALWVSLTGATDLDSPRLLDQTLNSQSARQSIARIVASPPSGNTPYQSARDFLQAQGLANHTTTAWAALDTLPAAGNSLVLLDRQTPLSTQQVDRLLGWVQRGGRLLTVAAALWDEAGATSGDALLDRLQIRVQLSAQLPQLPPAPDDEYPSLTKLYLEDEEAPAYLSFDTQRHLDDPTGKVQAWANSNGATHLMQMAYGSGLITLVSDAQLWRREQIQRYDNAWLLWYLNQGSEVTWLFEPAAEQPGRYVPWALVVLLLATGSGLWWIRTRRRPYQGSNVLDRHELRLLREHGRQCLREQGPQEFLGTLRRDVLQRACLHHPGFDKLAVAEKWQVLAQLSQHSTRSIGAALMPTDRRRLSSRAFTRAVAQLQSLRDSLGPMSAGARVNRPSSAAARQASQAVLVLLDCGAWAGHRETDLKHATHACRQVSEAALADGYAVGLQVYSCEPPVSLMPQRGAEHVQHMVEALAHLQPTSPTASSAANLEALLADDQAWALVVMVAGFRGDDEPSTVAALSTVAARHPVLLLSLRDEPLERLGQQPVKTRPDALLYCGVMQRLLWRQGLHDRLVAAGVTVVDAWPGEIATEALLRYRSLRQPRA, encoded by the coding sequence TTGCTCCTCACGCTGGCCTTGTGGGTCAGCCTGACCGGCGCTACCGATCTCGACAGCCCGCGCCTGCTGGACCAGACGCTAAATAGCCAGAGCGCCCGGCAATCCATCGCGCGCATCGTCGCTTCGCCTCCGTCAGGGAATACGCCCTATCAAAGCGCCCGCGACTTTCTGCAGGCTCAGGGGCTGGCCAACCACACGACTACCGCCTGGGCCGCCTTGGACACCCTGCCTGCAGCGGGAAACAGCCTGGTGCTGCTGGACCGGCAAACCCCGCTGTCCACCCAGCAGGTCGACCGACTGTTGGGCTGGGTACAGCGCGGCGGACGTCTGCTGACGGTGGCCGCCGCCCTGTGGGACGAGGCCGGCGCCACCAGTGGCGATGCCCTGCTCGATCGCCTGCAGATCCGCGTTCAGTTGAGCGCGCAGCTGCCGCAGCTTCCCCCTGCTCCGGACGATGAGTACCCGAGCCTGACCAAGCTCTATCTGGAAGACGAAGAAGCACCGGCGTATCTCAGCTTCGATACGCAACGCCATCTGGATGACCCGACCGGCAAGGTTCAGGCATGGGCCAACAGCAATGGCGCCACGCACTTGATGCAGATGGCCTACGGCAGCGGTCTCATCACCCTGGTCAGCGATGCGCAACTGTGGAGGCGCGAGCAGATCCAGCGCTACGACAATGCCTGGCTGCTGTGGTACCTGAATCAGGGCAGTGAGGTGACCTGGCTGTTCGAACCGGCGGCCGAGCAGCCTGGACGGTACGTGCCGTGGGCGCTGGTCGTGCTGTTGCTGGCCACCGGGTCGGGGCTGTGGTGGATCAGGACGCGGCGACGTCCATACCAGGGCTCGAACGTGCTGGACCGACATGAGCTGCGCCTGCTGCGTGAGCACGGACGGCAATGCCTGCGCGAGCAGGGTCCGCAGGAGTTTCTCGGCACTCTGCGACGAGATGTGCTGCAACGCGCGTGTCTGCACCATCCCGGCTTCGACAAGCTCGCCGTTGCAGAAAAGTGGCAGGTACTGGCGCAACTGTCGCAGCATTCGACCCGCAGTATCGGCGCCGCGTTGATGCCGACAGACCGCCGACGCCTGTCCAGTCGAGCATTCACCCGCGCGGTGGCGCAACTGCAAAGCCTGCGGGACAGCCTGGGACCGATGTCTGCCGGGGCGCGGGTCAACCGTCCTTCGAGTGCGGCCGCAAGGCAGGCCAGCCAAGCGGTGCTGGTGCTGCTCGACTGTGGCGCCTGGGCCGGCCACCGCGAAACCGACCTCAAGCATGCGACGCACGCTTGCCGGCAGGTGAGCGAAGCAGCGCTGGCTGACGGGTACGCCGTAGGCCTGCAGGTGTACTCCTGCGAGCCGCCGGTGAGCCTGATGCCGCAGCGCGGCGCCGAGCATGTGCAGCACATGGTCGAGGCACTTGCGCATCTGCAACCCACTTCACCGACCGCCAGCTCAGCCGCAAACCTGGAAGCCCTTCTCGCCGATGACCAGGCGTGGGCGCTGGTAGTCATGGTGGCCGGCTTTCGAGGTGATGACGAACCGTCCACGGTTGCTGCGCTGAGCACAGTCGCCGCACGCCACCCGGTCTTGTTGCTCAGCTTGCGCGACGAGCCCCTCGAGCGCCTGGGTCAGCAGCCAGTCAAGACCCGGCCCGATGCCCTGCTCTATTGCGGGGTGATGCAGCGGCTGCTCTGGCGTCAGGGGCTGCACGATCGGCTGGTCGCGGCAGGCGTTACTGTCGTGGATGCATGGCCGGGAGAGATCGCCACCGAAGCGCTGCTGCGCTATCGAAGCCTGCGCCAGCCGCGCGCCTGA
- a CDS encoding PilZ domain-containing protein, with the protein MYTERRIERHQLPYYLKVYNRYTGRAMGYMGNISDVGLMLISELPLLVGPVFELQVKIPSVEGEPKLIDLSAHCLWCKEDATPGHYDSGFELQGPAPTEFLKLVDALRHYFTFHPHGTSA; encoded by the coding sequence ATGTACACCGAGCGTCGGATCGAACGGCACCAGTTGCCGTACTACCTGAAGGTCTACAACCGCTACACCGGCCGCGCCATGGGCTACATGGGCAACATTTCGGACGTCGGCCTGATGCTGATCAGCGAACTGCCGCTGTTGGTCGGTCCGGTGTTCGAACTGCAGGTGAAGATTCCCTCGGTCGAGGGCGAGCCCAAGCTGATCGACCTGTCGGCGCATTGCCTGTGGTGCAAGGAAGACGCGACCCCTGGTCACTACGATTCAGGCTTCGAATTGCAGGGCCCGGCGCCGACGGAGTTTCTCAAGCTGGTAGACGCGTTGCGCCACTATTTCACGTTCCATCCTCATGGCACGTCGGCCTGA
- the pyk gene encoding pyruvate kinase, translating to MTVRRTKIVATLGPASNSPEVIEQLIKAGLDVARLNFSHGTPDEHKARARLIREIAARLGRHVALLGDLQGPKIRIAKFANKRIELKVGDRFTFSTSHPLTEGNQDVVGIDYPDLVKDCGVGDELLLDDGRVVMRVETATADSLHCSVLIGGPLSDHKGINRRGGGLTAPALTEKDKADIKLAAEMDLDYLAVSFPRDASDMEYARQLRDESGGTAWLVAKIERAEAVADDETLDGLIRASDAVMVARGDLGVEIGDAELIGIQKKIIQHARRNNKAVIVATQMMESMIQNPMPTRAEVSDVANAVLDYTDAVMLSAESAAGSYPIEAVQAMARIIVGAEKHPTSKKSSHRLYTQFERCDESIALAAMYTANHFPGVKAIIALTETGYTSLIMSRLRSSVPIFAFSPQRATQARAAMFRGVYPVDFDPAVLPPSEVSKAAIDKLLEMGIVQQGDWVILTKGDSYAQTGGTNGMKILHVGDQLVD from the coding sequence ATGACCGTTCGCCGTACCAAAATCGTTGCCACCCTGGGCCCCGCCTCCAACTCGCCGGAAGTGATCGAACAACTGATCAAGGCCGGCCTGGATGTCGCTCGCCTGAACTTTTCCCACGGTACACCGGATGAGCACAAGGCTCGCGCCCGTCTGATCCGCGAGATCGCTGCACGGCTGGGGCGACACGTCGCCCTGCTGGGCGATCTGCAAGGTCCGAAGATCCGCATCGCCAAGTTCGCCAACAAACGCATCGAACTGAAGGTCGGCGACCGCTTCACCTTCTCCACCAGCCATCCGCTCACCGAGGGCAACCAGGACGTCGTGGGTATCGACTACCCTGACCTGGTCAAGGACTGCGGTGTCGGCGACGAGCTGTTGCTCGACGATGGCCGTGTGGTCATGCGCGTGGAAACCGCCACCGCCGACTCGCTGCATTGCTCGGTGCTGATCGGCGGCCCGCTGTCCGACCACAAGGGCATCAACCGTCGCGGTGGCGGCCTGACCGCCCCGGCCCTGACCGAGAAAGACAAGGCCGACATCAAGCTGGCCGCGGAAATGGACCTGGACTACCTGGCCGTGTCCTTCCCGCGCGATGCGTCGGACATGGAATACGCGCGCCAGCTGCGTGACGAGTCCGGCGGCACCGCCTGGCTGGTGGCCAAGATCGAACGCGCCGAAGCGGTGGCCGACGACGAGACCCTCGACGGCCTGATCCGCGCCAGTGACGCCGTCATGGTGGCGCGTGGCGACCTGGGTGTTGAAATCGGCGACGCCGAGCTGATCGGTATCCAGAAAAAGATCATCCAGCACGCACGCCGCAACAACAAGGCGGTGATCGTGGCGACCCAGATGATGGAGTCGATGATCCAGAACCCGATGCCGACCCGCGCCGAAGTGTCCGACGTGGCCAACGCCGTGCTCGACTACACCGACGCCGTGATGCTTTCGGCCGAAAGTGCTGCCGGTTCCTATCCGATCGAAGCCGTGCAAGCCATGGCGCGCATCATCGTCGGCGCGGAAAAGCATCCGACCAGCAAGAAGTCCAGCCATCGTCTGTACACCCAGTTTGAGCGCTGCGACGAAAGCATCGCGCTGGCCGCCATGTACACGGCGAACCATTTCCCGGGCGTGAAGGCGATCATCGCCCTGACCGAAACCGGGTACACCTCGCTGATCATGTCGCGCCTGCGCTCGTCGGTCCCGATCTTCGCCTTCTCGCCGCAACGCGCCACCCAGGCCCGCGCCGCCATGTTCCGCGGGGTCTACCCGGTCGACTTCGATCCGGCCGTGTTGCCGCCGAGCGAAGTGAGCAAGGCCGCCATCGACAAGCTGCTGGAAATGGGCATCGTGCAACAGGGCGACTGGGTCATCCTGACCAAGGGCGACAGCTATGCACAGACCGGTGGCACGAACGGGATGAAGATCCTGCATGTGGGTGACCAGTTGGTCGATTGA
- a CDS encoding tetratricopeptide repeat protein, with product MRALVLIALAIAVSGCTRWSMDQHLNSAYRAYDDGNCEKVVLELSQVDRKSRSRPYVQPEVSMLRGQCLERQKLYVDAAQTYQYIINRYPSSEYAYRAQARLQTLDQLGHVRPGVPAQPRPAAF from the coding sequence ATGCGCGCGCTTGTATTGATTGCCCTGGCCATCGCTGTGTCAGGCTGTACCCGCTGGTCGATGGACCAGCACCTGAACAGCGCCTACCGCGCCTATGACGATGGCAACTGCGAGAAGGTCGTGCTGGAGCTGTCCCAGGTCGACCGCAAGAGCCGTTCGCGGCCGTACGTGCAACCGGAAGTCTCGATGCTGCGAGGCCAGTGCCTGGAGCGCCAGAAGCTCTACGTCGATGCGGCACAAACCTACCAGTACATCATCAATCGCTATCCCTCCAGCGAGTACGCCTACCGCGCCCAGGCGCGTCTGCAAACCCTGGATCAGCTTGGCCACGTGCGTCCCGGTGTACCTGCACAGCCACGTCCGGCGGCATTCTGA
- a CDS encoding RHS repeat-associated core domain-containing protein: protein MTDSNRSPSYSTFKNTPRLNVIDGRGLAVAEVLYHRSPEQLGTLDARITRHTFSASGQHLASIDPRLYAQARRDGNCAPNIRYQRSLTGKVLSSDSVDAGRQYRLYDALSRPAVSLSATGVKHTWAYLAGQPADRTSTLTEHTEPGAGKVIERFIWAAPSASMQALNLSGRCVVHYDTGGQHQRSAMSINGTVLCESRRLLRDDRDANWQGSDEHAWNALLETDAFTHQYQLDATDTLIMQIDPQLHRQRFAYDRLGLQKASWLHLDGQVEQPVVITQHYSGSGPLLRKEQGNGVLSTFTYDPCNLRLIGVRVERPAGHRLGAQCLQDLHYRYDPAGNVTAVDDQAQATRYWRNQQVPAQSRFIYDSLYQLVSASGRECASHSRQGAPGMPLLLDDGAATLYTRTYQYDRAGNLVRLRHSAPASGNNYTRHITVATHSNRAVPGELSEDSTQIDCLFDAAGHQLQLRPGQLMSWTPDGQLQSVTALCRDDQRSDDERYRYTADGQRIGKLASAEGGTQRQTRRTLYLKDIELHTQHVGETLMQEWQTISVGTPGSGQLRALLWTQGKPDGVDNGVLRYSYDDLIGSGGLELDGEGALISREEYYPFGGTAMWTARNQLEASYKTVRYSGKACDATGLYYYGQRYYQPWACRWLSADPAGTIDGLNLFRMVRNNPMTLRDAEGLEPTGAQQPDGLYAPKLRTGKNRDLEGASIPAPQPDALAMLTSNPQPVPLREAVSDVSQASEPLLTDLINLQKMSIPDEAKTVLNNVHGGGELFLGALKVTDQGRSFNALIIINPSAGQHGASSEYAYWAPQGGYVDIPIHPSPIEPELLFTPGFSGCSLAVDQMNDQTLRVRHVQGGQEDAEYNDLSKAEHGRGMVNAMEYTDYGYHQGSDGNTVQNTRGSAFMRYDRATRQWGIHYQSLLNAPSIVKVENTTTGLFKRQVNRQVTSLFSKAARVVNHRKVSLKAA from the coding sequence ATGACGGACTCGAACCGTTCCCCGTCGTACAGCACCTTCAAGAACACCCCAAGGCTCAACGTCATCGACGGCCGAGGGCTGGCCGTGGCCGAGGTTCTGTACCACCGCAGTCCCGAGCAATTGGGAACCCTCGATGCGCGCATCACCCGGCATACATTCAGCGCCTCGGGTCAGCACCTCGCTTCCATCGATCCGCGCCTGTACGCCCAGGCCCGGCGGGATGGCAACTGCGCGCCCAATATTCGCTACCAGCGTTCCCTGACGGGCAAGGTGTTGAGCAGCGACAGCGTCGATGCCGGCAGGCAATACCGGTTGTATGACGCGTTGAGCAGACCGGCAGTCAGCCTGTCCGCCACTGGCGTCAAACACACTTGGGCTTATCTGGCGGGCCAGCCAGCCGACCGCACAAGCACCCTCACCGAACACACCGAGCCCGGCGCGGGCAAGGTGATCGAGAGGTTCATCTGGGCAGCCCCAAGTGCCTCCATGCAAGCACTCAACCTGAGTGGTCGTTGTGTCGTGCACTACGACACGGGCGGCCAGCACCAGCGTTCAGCCATGAGTATCAATGGCACAGTCTTATGTGAAAGCCGCCGACTGTTGCGCGATGACCGTGACGCGAACTGGCAGGGTTCTGATGAACATGCGTGGAACGCACTGCTGGAAACCGACGCTTTCACCCACCAGTATCAGCTCGACGCCACCGATACACTGATCATGCAGATCGACCCGCAGTTGCACCGCCAGCGCTTCGCCTACGACCGGCTTGGCCTGCAAAAGGCCAGCTGGCTGCACCTCGACGGACAGGTCGAACAACCGGTGGTGATTACCCAGCACTACAGTGGGAGCGGCCCACTGCTGCGCAAGGAGCAGGGTAATGGCGTGCTCAGCACCTTCACCTACGATCCTTGTAACTTGCGTCTGATCGGCGTTCGCGTCGAGCGTCCGGCTGGCCATCGGCTTGGGGCCCAGTGCCTGCAAGACTTGCACTACCGCTATGATCCAGCCGGCAACGTGACGGCGGTGGACGACCAGGCGCAAGCCACCCGTTACTGGCGTAACCAGCAGGTGCCGGCGCAGAGCCGCTTCATCTACGACAGCCTCTACCAGTTGGTCAGCGCCAGCGGTCGCGAATGTGCCAGCCACTCACGTCAGGGCGCACCAGGCATGCCGCTGTTGCTCGACGATGGTGCCGCGACGTTGTACACCCGAACCTACCAATACGACCGCGCAGGCAACCTTGTTCGCCTGCGCCACAGCGCACCGGCCAGCGGTAACAACTACACCCGCCATATCACCGTTGCGACTCACAGCAACCGGGCCGTGCCGGGCGAGCTGAGCGAGGACTCGACGCAGATTGACTGCCTGTTCGACGCCGCCGGCCATCAACTCCAGCTACGACCCGGTCAACTCATGAGCTGGACACCCGACGGTCAGTTGCAAAGCGTCACCGCGCTGTGCCGCGACGATCAGAGGTCCGACGACGAACGCTACCGATACACCGCAGACGGGCAACGCATCGGCAAACTGGCCAGCGCTGAAGGCGGCACCCAGCGCCAGACCCGACGTACGCTGTACTTGAAAGATATCGAACTGCATACCCAGCATGTCGGCGAAACCCTCATGCAAGAGTGGCAGACGATCAGCGTCGGTACGCCAGGCAGTGGCCAGCTTCGAGCGCTGCTATGGACGCAGGGCAAGCCGGACGGCGTCGACAACGGCGTCCTGCGGTACAGCTATGACGATCTGATTGGTAGCGGCGGGCTGGAACTCGATGGCGAGGGCGCCCTGATCAGCCGCGAAGAGTATTACCCGTTTGGCGGCACCGCCATGTGGACGGCACGCAACCAACTGGAGGCCAGCTACAAGACCGTTCGCTATTCGGGCAAAGCATGCGACGCCACCGGACTGTATTACTACGGCCAGCGCTATTACCAGCCGTGGGCCTGTCGCTGGCTGAGCGCCGACCCCGCTGGCACCATCGATGGCTTGAACCTGTTCAGGATGGTCCGCAACAACCCCATGACGCTACGCGATGCCGAAGGCCTGGAGCCCACCGGTGCCCAGCAGCCTGACGGGCTGTACGCACCGAAGCTGCGTACCGGTAAAAACCGCGATCTTGAAGGCGCCTCGATACCCGCGCCGCAGCCCGATGCTTTAGCGATGCTGACCTCGAACCCACAACCGGTGCCACTGCGTGAAGCCGTGAGCGACGTCAGCCAGGCCTCCGAGCCCCTGCTGACGGATCTGATCAACCTGCAGAAGATGTCCATTCCCGACGAAGCAAAAACCGTACTGAACAACGTTCACGGTGGGGGCGAATTATTCCTCGGTGCGCTCAAGGTGACCGATCAGGGCAGAAGCTTCAACGCCTTGATCATCATCAACCCCAGCGCTGGCCAGCATGGAGCGTCCAGTGAATACGCCTATTGGGCACCTCAGGGTGGCTATGTGGACATTCCCATTCACCCAAGCCCAATCGAGCCGGAATTGCTGTTCACCCCAGGCTTCAGCGGCTGTAGCCTGGCCGTCGACCAGATGAACGACCAGACGCTGCGGGTGCGGCATGTCCAAGGCGGACAGGAAGACGCCGAGTACAACGACCTGAGCAAAGCCGAACATGGTCGCGGGATGGTCAATGCCATGGAGTACACCGATTACGGCTACCACCAAGGCAGCGACGGCAACACCGTGCAGAATACAAGGGGCTCGGCCTTCATGCGTTACGA
- a CDS encoding fumarate hydratase, with protein sequence MTVIKQDDLIQSVADALQFISYYHPVDFIQAMHQAYLREESPAARDSIAQILINSRMCATGHRPICQDTGIVTVFVRVGMDVRWDGATMGLDDMINEGVRRAYNLPENVLRASILADPAGARKNTKDNTPAVIHYSIVPGNTVEVDVAAKGGGSENKSKMAMLNPSDSIVDWVLKTVPTMGAGWCPPGMLGIGIGGTAEKAAVMAKEVLMESIDIHELKARGPQNRIEEIRLELFDKVNQLGIGAQGLGGLTTVLDVKIMDYPTHAASLPVCMIPNCAATRHAHFVLDGSGPAELEAPDLDAYPEIVWEAGPSARRVNLDTLTPEEVQSWQPGETILLNGKMLTGRDAAHKRMVEMLNRGETLPVDLKGRFIYYVGPVDPVREEVVGPAGPTTATRMDKFTRQILDQTGLLGMIGKSERGPTAIEAIKDHKAVYLMAVGGAAYLVAQAIKKSRVVAFEELGMEAIYEFDVKDMPVTVAVDSKGESVHITGPAIWQSKIAESLAVEVQ encoded by the coding sequence ATGACCGTGATCAAACAAGACGACCTGATTCAGAGCGTCGCCGACGCCCTGCAATTCATTTCCTATTACCACCCCGTGGACTTCATCCAGGCCATGCACCAGGCCTACCTGCGTGAAGAGTCCCCGGCGGCGCGCGACTCCATCGCCCAGATCCTGATCAACTCGCGCATGTGCGCCACCGGCCACCGGCCGATCTGCCAGGACACCGGCATCGTCACCGTGTTCGTGCGCGTGGGCATGGACGTGCGCTGGGACGGCGCCACCATGGGCCTGGACGACATGATCAACGAGGGCGTGCGTCGCGCCTACAACCTGCCGGAAAACGTCCTGCGCGCCTCGATCCTGGCCGACCCGGCCGGCGCTCGTAAGAACACCAAGGACAACACCCCGGCGGTGATCCACTACTCCATCGTTCCCGGCAACACCGTGGAAGTGGACGTGGCGGCCAAGGGTGGCGGCTCCGAGAACAAGTCGAAGATGGCCATGCTCAACCCGTCCGACTCGATCGTCGACTGGGTGTTGAAGACCGTGCCGACCATGGGTGCGGGCTGGTGCCCGCCGGGCATGCTCGGCATTGGTATCGGCGGCACGGCCGAGAAGGCGGCGGTGATGGCCAAGGAAGTGTTGATGGAGTCCATCGACATCCACGAGCTCAAGGCCCGCGGCCCGCAGAACCGTATCGAAGAGATCCGCCTGGAGCTGTTCGACAAGGTTAATCAACTGGGCATCGGCGCTCAGGGCCTGGGCGGCCTGACCACCGTGCTCGACGTGAAGATCATGGACTACCCGACCCACGCCGCCTCGCTGCCGGTGTGCATGATCCCCAACTGCGCCGCGACCCGTCACGCCCACTTCGTGCTCGATGGCAGCGGCCCGGCCGAACTGGAAGCGCCGGACCTGGACGCCTACCCGGAAATCGTCTGGGAAGCCGGCCCGTCGGCTCGCCGCGTCAACCTCGACACGCTGACGCCTGAAGAAGTGCAAAGTTGGCAGCCCGGCGAGACCATCCTGCTCAATGGCAAGATGCTCACCGGTCGCGACGCTGCGCACAAGCGCATGGTCGAGATGCTGAACAGAGGTGAAACCCTGCCGGTGGACCTCAAGGGCCGTTTCATCTACTACGTCGGCCCAGTCGATCCGGTGCGCGAAGAAGTAGTCGGTCCGGCTGGCCCGACCACGGCCACGCGGATGGACAAGTTCACTCGGCAGATCCTCGACCAGACCGGCCTGCTGGGCATGATCGGCAAATCCGAGCGTGGCCCGACCGCCATCGAAGCGATCAAGGATCACAAGGCCGTGTACCTGATGGCCGTGGGCGGCGCCGCCTACCTGGTGGCCCAGGCCATCAAGAAATCGCGCGTGGTGGCCTTCGAAGAGCTGGGCATGGAAGCCATCTACGAGTTCGACGTCAAGGACATGCCCGTGACCGTTGCAGTCGACAGCAAAGGTGAATCGGTGCACATCACCGGACCTGCGATCTGGCAGAGCAAGATCGCCGAAAGCCTGGCGGTGGAAGTGCAGTAA
- a CDS encoding GGDEF domain-containing protein, translating into MTESALQHLLIKRFSLAACTYALVLVLVWVAILTQYCSVSLVTAVGSTCLVVVSQGVLYWVFRTGTNQRFRDPSLTEFQVLLAVAWHTWLIANLEVARGTFMVVYVLILLFGVFHLPRLAFVRCALVVFVAFVGVNLWEAYRMALPDPGLATLQICAMLVVLLWLCMYASYVQSSRQRMRQRRYALQAHQDTLRGMMRQLEDLVATDELTGLFNRRHFLRLASRELATLKPGVEHGLALIDLDHFKRINDIHGHAAGDQVLQTFATVTQDCLRDIDVLARYGGEEFVLLMPQVDADHLVRSCERLRRAFADADPQGLGAANLSLSVGMTLLVPGDDLDDALQRADQALYRAKREGRNRCAAAWDMADA; encoded by the coding sequence GTGACCGAGTCCGCCCTGCAACATCTACTGATCAAGCGTTTCTCGCTGGCTGCCTGCACCTATGCGTTGGTGCTGGTGCTCGTATGGGTGGCCATCCTGACTCAGTATTGCAGCGTGTCGCTGGTGACAGCGGTGGGTAGTACTTGCCTGGTCGTCGTCAGCCAGGGCGTGCTGTACTGGGTCTTCCGCACCGGCACCAACCAGCGCTTTCGCGACCCCAGCCTTACCGAGTTCCAAGTGCTGCTGGCCGTGGCCTGGCATACCTGGCTGATCGCCAATCTGGAAGTGGCTCGCGGCACCTTCATGGTGGTGTACGTGTTGATCCTGCTGTTCGGCGTGTTCCACCTGCCGCGCCTGGCGTTCGTGCGCTGTGCGCTGGTGGTGTTCGTCGCCTTCGTCGGGGTCAATCTGTGGGAAGCCTATCGCATGGCGCTGCCGGATCCGGGGCTGGCCACGTTGCAGATCTGCGCCATGCTGGTGGTGCTGCTGTGGTTATGCATGTACGCCAGCTACGTGCAGAGCTCGCGCCAGCGCATGCGCCAGCGTCGCTACGCCCTGCAGGCGCACCAGGACACCCTGCGCGGCATGATGCGCCAGCTCGAAGACCTGGTGGCCACCGACGAACTCACGGGCTTGTTCAATCGTCGGCATTTCCTGCGCTTGGCTTCGCGCGAACTGGCCACGCTCAAGCCGGGTGTCGAGCATGGCCTGGCACTGATCGACCTCGACCACTTCAAGCGCATCAACGACATCCACGGCCACGCCGCCGGTGATCAGGTGCTGCAGACCTTTGCCACCGTGACCCAGGACTGCCTGCGCGATATCGATGTACTGGCCCGCTATGGCGGCGAAGAATTCGTGCTGCTGATGCCGCAAGTCGATGCCGATCACCTGGTGCGCAGCTGCGAGCGGCTGCGTCGCGCGTTTGCCGACGCCGACCCGCAAGGCCTGGGCGCGGCCAATCTGAGTCTGTCGGTGGGCATGACCTTACTGGTGCCGGGCGACGATCTGGATGACGCGCTGCAACGTGCCGACCAGGCTCTGTATCGGGCCAAGCGCGAGGGTCGCAACCGCTGCGCGGCAGCCTGGGACATGGCCGATGCCTGA
- a CDS encoding iron-sulfur-binding ferredoxin reductase produces MPELETGQQRWTVAAGSNLLDALNEAGLHVPFSCRAGSCHACLVRCLVGEPHDRKPDALSVGKREQGWRLACQCHIVEDLRVAVFDPQGDGTAARVIGCDWLSANVLRLRLQAERELRYHAGQHMVLWTATATGVRVARPYSIASLAQADEFLEFHLSCRRPGAFIDQARRFKVGDVVQVGEVRGGALHYDPEWQSRPLWLFAAGTGLAPLWSVLREALRQGHQGPIRVLHMADEHYLDEPLRALAQAHPNLMVEQFPAGEPPPLRLSSRQTIALVCGSPISVEEFSRRLFLAGLPRSQLYSDVFVGRG; encoded by the coding sequence ATGCCTGAATTGGAGACAGGCCAGCAGCGCTGGACGGTCGCGGCCGGCAGCAACCTGCTCGATGCCCTCAACGAGGCCGGCCTGCACGTGCCTTTCAGTTGTCGCGCAGGCAGTTGCCATGCGTGTCTGGTGCGCTGCCTGGTTGGCGAGCCCCACGACCGCAAACCTGACGCCCTGAGTGTCGGTAAGCGCGAGCAGGGCTGGCGGCTGGCCTGCCAGTGTCATATCGTCGAGGACTTGCGGGTGGCGGTGTTCGATCCTCAAGGTGACGGTACGGCTGCGCGAGTGATCGGCTGTGACTGGCTGTCGGCCAACGTGCTGCGCCTGCGGCTGCAGGCGGAACGTGAACTGCGCTATCACGCCGGGCAGCACATGGTGCTCTGGACCGCCACGGCCACAGGAGTGCGGGTCGCGCGGCCCTATTCCATCGCCAGCCTCGCCCAGGCCGACGAGTTTCTGGAGTTTCATCTGAGCTGTCGCCGCCCCGGCGCTTTCATCGATCAGGCCCGTCGGTTCAAGGTGGGCGATGTTGTGCAGGTAGGCGAAGTCCGCGGCGGCGCCTTGCATTACGATCCCGAATGGCAGTCCCGGCCACTGTGGCTGTTCGCCGCCGGTACCGGTCTGGCTCCCTTGTGGAGTGTGCTGCGCGAGGCGTTGCGGCAAGGGCATCAGGGACCGATCCGCGTGCTGCACATGGCCGATGAGCACTATCTGGATGAACCCTTGCGGGCGCTTGCCCAGGCGCATCCCAACCTGATGGTCGAGCAGTTCCCGGCCGGCGAGCCACCGCCCTTGCGGCTTTCCTCGCGTCAGACCATCGCACTGGTGTGCGGCTCGCCGATCAGCGTGGAAGAGTTCTCCCGACGGCTGTTCCTGGCCGGGCTGCCCAGAAGCCAGCTGTACAGCGACGTGTTCGTCGGCCGCGGCTGA